A region of the Echeneis naucrates chromosome 22, fEcheNa1.1, whole genome shotgun sequence genome:
ttcacattcaaatcACATCCAAgaataataacataaaatggaagcacagattttatcattttcaggAGAATTTTTTACATTAAAGAGACCAGGTAGTAACATTACAAGTACACATGCCCACCCACTCTCTATCCCAGATACCAAGTTTTGTAATATTGACAGAGCAGCTACCTCACACAGATAAAGTGACATGCTGTGAGGAAATCCTGTGTAAAACCAGAAGACCAGAGGGATATCCAGAGATGATTTCAAATAATGCCGGCAGTACAGATGGAAAATCATTACACCATAGCGAAAGAAGCAAAGGTTTGCACGTTATTCACCATCTCTTTGCTAAACCTACTGcattattttctgtgatttacCTTGAGGTCATatcaaagtttttgtttgttcagggTCTATGTGGATGGCCAGACTTGGGTCCAGAAAGCTTCCAGCGTATCCACTGGCAATTGGGTGTTTAGCATTGCTAAATGCTATTCTCTTGTtgactgctgttgttattgGGATTTACTGTGAGTTGTTGAATCTCTACTTCACATATTTATATTCAGTTTGACATACAATGTACCGAGCAATTCACGGAACAGCATTTATAACACTTGTATTATTAGCAAATCTACAAAAAAAGTCTTTACCTGTTCTGTACCTAACCTAATAGTTTTAACTAAAAGTGGCCTTCTTATGTACACTCATCATAGGTGAAAAAGTCAGTAAGGAGTCCTCTCCCCAAGATGCAACAACAGAAGTACTTTTTGTGGAGGCGAATCAACTTCGTGTAATTAACCACAACGCTTTGACGGCACAAGAAGAGGCTGAAAGAGAACTGAAACAAGTACTCGGGAAAAGTCAGCAAGTTAAACAACAGTTACAGCAGAACAAGACCCATAGTGACAACCTTCAGAAGAAATTTGAGACACTCCTAGTGGAGAAAGCAACTCTCCAGTCCAGTTCATCAGATTTGAGTGAGACAATGTTGCATTAATCTTAAGTGCAATTTGGAGTCAAACcatttcttcttgtttgttaAACAAAATTGAAATCTTTTAACAGTGGAAAACTGTGGACAATGCCCCCAAGGATGGTTTTTATTAAATGCCACATGCTACTTCCACGGCAAATTGCCAAACAATCCCTTAAGAAGCTGGATGGACAGCAGAGCCGACTGTGTCAAGCGTGGGGCTGAACTTGTTGTGACCGACACCTTGCAAAAGATGGTGAGTCTGTTATGCTGTAACCCACCGGAGAAATTGGGAGTATATAGGTTGTGAAATTCACAATAGcttttatgtgaaaatgtatgGTGTAGGCTGTCAAAGAAACCAAAGCCCCTTCACAATGCGACAGCACAAACGCAACAAAGTACATCCTCAATAAGataccaaacaaaaagaaagaaagtagtTTTACTTAAATAGTGAACATTATCTGAGATGGCACAGCATCACAGTGGTCtagagcctttctgtgtggtaCTTGCATATTTTCCActtgcctgcatgggtttccttccacagtATTTATACCAAGACATGCACACcaaggttaattggtggctcaAAATTTTCTGTAAGTGTGAGTGctagtggttgtttgtctctccaTATgggccctgcaatggactggcgacctgtccagccCTCACTTCAGATGCCAGCTGGGATGGAATAGCCTGACAGacaagcagttgaaaatgaaatgattgaaaCCACTATTCAAGTGTACAGATCTCAGGTTTCTTCTCTGTTCACCTAGATAAGTCTTAGTGAGCACCTTCCAAAACTGAAGCCAGGCGGTCACGGGACAAGATATCTGGGAATTTGGATTGGCCTTACCGATAGGCAAACAGAGGGTACTTGGGTGTGGGTCAATAATGTGACTCTCCAGGGCCCCGGGTAAGAGCATTTACACTTAATATCAAGTGTTGCTGTGTGAGTTTGAGATCATCTGATGAAATCTGACCATCTTGCTTTTACTAAGTAAACTGTGAAAGCATCAGATCAAATGTATGTGCTTGCTACTGTTAAATTTACCAAAAACCACAGTAAAAGACCATTTAAGGTACTTAAGTGTAACCTGGATTTTTCTTTAGGTACTGGTCACCAATGGAGCCAAACAACAGTGGAGTAGAGGGTGAAGACTGTGTTGGACTCCTGAACAGAGACAACCCTAGGATGTCATGGTACGATGCAAATTGCAACTACAAAATGGAATGGCTATGTGAAAAGGCACTTGTCTCTTCAAGCTGACTTGAAGCACATGATGCGAGAGGACAAACGCCCAGTTATTTTCaccaaaaaatgtattcttcaTAGGTTTATTTACTCATGAATAAAGGCGTTGCATGATGACATACAGGGTAGCCAAAGGTTTATCTT
Encoded here:
- the LOC115036289 gene encoding C-type lectin domain family 4 member E-like, yielding MWMARLGSRKLPAYPLAIGCLALLNAILLLTAVVIGIYCEKVSKESSPQDATTEVLFVEANQLRVINHNALTAQEEAERELKQVLGKSQQVKQQLQQNKTHSDNLQKKFETLLVEKATLQSSSSDLMENCGQCPQGWFLLNATCYFHGKLPNNPLRSWMDSRADCVKRGAELVVTDTLQKMISLSEHLPKLKPGGHGTRYLGIWIGLTDRQTEGTWVWVNNVTLQGPGYWSPMEPNNSGVEGEDCVGLLNRDNPRMSWYDANCNYKMEWLCEKALVSSS